The Dysidea avara chromosome 13, odDysAvar1.4, whole genome shotgun sequence genome includes a region encoding these proteins:
- the LOC136242099 gene encoding uncharacterized protein — translation MYEVREGALSIENSGTFDNLAVTISDSNFYGNGYFSKHGQSFDGSSIYVDFSGHSLAVLIANSNFSFNRGNALFKIDVFILKCIQLVGVNVVNNSYGSHGRGFAFFSTFNKSESFLVVESSLFSGNNAGSCIWCKVTGDNVVIYINDSSFTDSKPSKFDGTVETIAIFSEASSSTTVTFTNVNITNNIVAATTLVDGRDAVVVLISYVGDFEVNMIRVNFTSNEYLGHNGGALFVGLFDGTDVNFLLHMTECVFIDNKSSGHGAALYVYTELSAPKNLIIQIFNTSFDRNVAGYSVLYFPQVPLSAIKIQINNSNFTNNIGSSMYVSSGILHLIDNVLFENNTADYGAAVYLDQGSYILIDEQATVRFLNNFVSHNGGAIYIDMISICRNAFAYSSTQSDLPNVTFANNSAGLAGNSLYFDIAKFCDLEEIVNMSDPHSMMFMPCHFSYYQIINNNNVFVPCNVNYTSLNGTGSPIVTSSHELRLYFPNNDGVNISSNSDHNIYYINNNIFGHEVKFNGVLLDLFEKKAAPSLFNIECIDCSNVNISLLNDKNILIDNITNLSVKFMGANETNINVTLNLNLSSYSHPKVSTTLKVELVPCFKHPGNVYCKVTQTCVCYHLDVVECYDTYNEIRRGYWFGSIGGIPATTSLCPNHYCRIRKETRQGYFELPETVNAQCKKNRSGTACGKCSSNYTLAYDSTDCISVDHCSTGMTVLVVVLTCLYWIVVVVGVFSLVYFNFQISSGYVYGIIYYYSMVGILLSVNTNISDETFQLVRILSSFANLTPEFLGQLCFVTGLSGIDQLFIHYSHAVAVSILTLVIVLAARCSVRITVLVSRCIIRVICLLLLLSYTSLASTSLQLLRPLKFTGVNEVYTYVSPHIRYFHGHHAIYGIMAVICELVVGIGLPLLLLLEPLLNRKINFIKIKPLLDQFQGCYKDKYRWFAAYYLIFRQVVMLIVFVGNSNYYNMLFYLQTTLVVIAMIHMWAQPYKDKVLNFFDGLLLNIMLVIANINIYTLLQSVAPGITIALLVLPLFLCCLAGINLATHRFVRYFKKSNEYQPLDDLITANPARNNRKGAARRHPGYFHYQESLVVHDS, via the exons ATGTATGAAGTGCGGGAGGGTGCTTTGAGCATTGAAAATTCGGGAACTTTCGACAATTTAGCTGTTACTATTTCTGATAGCAATTTTTATggtaatggatatttcagtaaacATGGACAAAGTTTTGATGGAAGCAGTATTTATGTTGATTTTTCTGGTCATTCACTTGCTGTTTTGATCGCAAATAGCAATTTTTCTTTTAACAGAGGAAATGCACTGTTTAAAATTGATGTATTTATATTGAAGTGTATCCAACTAGTTGGAGTCAATGTGGTTAATAATAGTTATGGCTCTCATGGAAGaggctttgcttttttttctacttTCAATAAAAGTGAGTCATTTTTAGTGGTGGAGTCTTCACTGTTTAGTGGAAATAATGCTGGTAGTTGTATTTGGTGTAAAGTTACTGGAGATAATGTTGTGATTTATATAAATGATTCAAGCTTTACTGACAGTAAACCATCAAAGTTTGATGGAACTGTAGAAACTATTGCTATTTTTTCTGAAGCCAGTTCATCAACAACAGTCACATTCACCAATGTAAACATCACAAACAACATTGTTGCAGCAACAACATTAGTAGATGGTAGAGATGCAGTTGTCGTTTTGATATCATATGTTGGAGACTTTGAGGTAAACATGATTAGAGTAAATTTTACATCAAATGAATATTTAGGACATAATGGAGGTGCACTATTTGTCGGACTTTTTGATGGGACTGATGTCAATTTCTTATTACATATGACAGAGTGTGTGTTTATTGATAATAAGTCTTCTGGGCATGGTGCAGCACTGTATGTTTATACAGAACTATCTGCTCCAAAAAATCTCATCATCCAAATTTTTAACACCTCATTTGACAGGAATGTTGCTGGTTATAGTGTACTGTACTTTCCACAAGTACCATTGTCAGCGATTAAAATTCAAATAAATAATTCAAATTTTACTAACAATATTGGTAGTTCTATGTACGTGTCATCAGGTATTCTTCATTTAATAGATAATGTATTGTTTGAGAACAACACAGCTGACTATGGTGCTGCAGTGTATCTTGACCAGGGTAGTTATATTCTGATTGATGAACAAGCCACTGTTAGGTTTCTGAATAATTTTGTTTCACACAATGGAGGGGCGATTTACATAGACATGATATCAATTTGTCGAAATGCTTTTGCATATTCTTCCACACAATCAGATCTTCCCAATGTTACATTTGCAAACAATTCAGCTGGATTAGCTGGTAATTCACTATATTTTGATATTGCCAAGTTCTGTGATTTAGAAGAAATAGTGAACATGAGTGATCCTCATTCTATGATGTTTATGCCATGCCACTTCAGCTATTATCAAATAATTAACAACAACAATGTATTTGTTCCATGCAATGTAAACTACACTTCACTCAATGGTACTGGATCTCCTATAGTCACTTCATCACATGAACTGAGATTATATTTCCCAAACAATGATGGTGTTAATATATCATCTAACTCTGATCACAACATTTACTACATAAACAACAATATTTTTGGTCATGAGGTGAAGTTCAATGGTGTTCTTCTTGACTTATTTGAAAAGAAAGCAGCACCATCACTGTTTAACATAGAATGCATTGATTGTTCAAATGTAAACATCTCTCTACTGAAtgataaaaatattttgattgaCAATATCACAAATCTTAGTGTTAAATTTATGGGAGCAAATGAAACAAATATTAATGTAACTTTAAATTTAAATTTAAGTTCATACTCACACCCAAAGGTAAGTACTACACTTAAAGTAGAATTAGTACCTTGTTTTAAACATCCTGGAAATGTGTACTGCAAAGTGACTCAGACTTGTGTTTGTTACCATCTTGATGTGGTGGAGTGTTATGACACTTACAATGAGATCAGaagaggttactggtttggtaGTATTGGAGGAATACCTGCAACTACATCATTGTGTCCTAACCATTATTGTAGGATTCGTAAGGAAACCAGACAAGGATACTTTGAATTACCAGAAACAGTTAATGCTCAGTGCAAAAAAAACAGGTCAGGGACTGCTTGTGGAAAGTGCAGTTCAAACTACACTCTAGCATATGACTCTACTGACTGTATCAGTGTAGACCATTGTAGTACTGGAATGACAGTGTTAGTGGTAGTGTTGACCTGTTTGTATTGGATTGTAGTGGTAGTTGGTGTGTTTAGTTTAGTGTACTTCAACTTTCAGATATCATCAGGATATGTGTATGGGATAATCTATTACTACAGTATGGTGGGTATCTTGTTGAGTGTTAACACAAACATTTCTGATGAAACATTTCAACTTGTTAGAATCTTGTCAAGCTTTGCAAACCTTACTCCCGAATTTCTTGGGCAGCTTTGTTTTGTGACAGGATTAAGTGGAATAGACCAGTTGTTTATCCACTACTCTCATGCTGTTGCTGTTTCAATACTGACATTGGTAATTGTACTGGCAGCTAGATGTTCAGTGAGAATAACAGTACTTGTTAGTCGATGTATCATTCGTGTTATCTGTCTTCTCCTATTACTATCTTACACATCATTAGCATCCACTTCACTACAGTTACtgagaccactcaagtttactGGTGTTAATGAGGTATACACATATGTATCTCCACACATTAGATATTTCCATGGTCATCATGCCATATATGGTATTATGGCAGTGATCTGTGAACTGGTTGTAGGGATTGGTTTAccattgttgttattgttggaGCCATTGTTAAATAGGAAAATTAACTTCATCAAGATCAAACCATTactggatcagtttcaaggatgctaCAAGGACAAGTATCGCTGGTTTGCTGCTTATTATCTGATATTTCGTCAAGTGGTTATGTTAATTGTATTTGTAGGTAACAGTAACTATTACAACATGTTGTTTTACCTACAGACAACTTTAGTTGTTATCGCAATGATCCACATGTGGGCTCAACCTTACAAAGACAAGGTGTTGAACTTTTTTGATGGACTACTATTAAACATAATGTTAGTTATTGCTAATATAAACATTTATACTTTGTTGCAGTCTGTTGCTCCTGGAATAACAATAGCTTTGTTGGTCCTTCCTCTATTCTTATGCTGCTTAGCTGGTATCAACCTAGCAACTCATCGTTTTGTCAGATATTTCAAGAAATCTAATGAATACCAACCACTTGATGATCTTATTACTGCAAACCctgcaag AAACAACAGAAAAGGTGCAGCAAGGAGACATCCTGGCTACTTTCACTATCAAGAATCTCTTGTTGTACATGACAGTTAG